The Niallia alba genome includes a window with the following:
- a CDS encoding protein adenylyltransferase SelO — translation MSSNELKKDTGWNFDNSYARLPEVFYSKMTLNPVSSPRLVKLNQDLVESLGLNKEQLQRQESIQVLSGNDIPEGGFPLAEAYAGHQFGHPTMLGDGRAMLIGEQITPAGERFDIQLKGSGRTPYSRGGDGRAALKPMLREYIISEAMHGLGIPTTRSLAVIATGEQIVREKDLPGAILTRVAASHLRVGTFQYAASLDSKEDLKALADYAIDRHFPAIAKDENHYVEMFKEVIKRQAALIAKWQLVGFIHGVMNTDNMTISGETIDYGPCAFMDSFHLDTVFSSIDVQGRYAYGNQPKMAGWNLARFAESLLPLFHDDVEKAVELAQAELYEFNTLYQQHWLDGMRGKLGLEGEEDKDAELMEKLLGIMQNNRADFTDTFRSLTLGEIDKMELSNNPAFMEWYKAWKERIDRQEGGEENAREQMKRHNPVVIPRNHRVEAALHAAENGDLSVMEELLQMLSNPYAYTKEQIEYGVAPQQVNPSYQTYCGT, via the coding sequence ATGAGTAGTAATGAGTTGAAAAAAGATACAGGCTGGAATTTTGATAATAGCTATGCTCGACTTCCTGAAGTTTTCTATTCTAAGATGACATTAAATCCAGTCAGTTCTCCTCGTTTAGTTAAGCTTAATCAGGATTTGGTAGAGTCATTAGGATTGAATAAGGAACAATTACAACGCCAAGAGTCGATACAAGTATTAAGCGGGAATGATATTCCAGAAGGCGGCTTTCCCCTTGCTGAAGCTTATGCAGGTCATCAATTTGGCCATCCAACCATGCTTGGTGATGGAAGGGCTATGCTGATTGGAGAACAGATTACTCCAGCTGGGGAAAGGTTCGATATACAATTAAAAGGTTCTGGCCGCACACCATACTCTCGAGGAGGCGATGGTAGAGCAGCGCTTAAGCCGATGCTAAGAGAATATATTATTAGTGAAGCGATGCACGGCCTTGGCATTCCGACAACTAGAAGTTTAGCTGTTATTGCAACTGGAGAACAGATTGTCCGGGAGAAAGATTTGCCAGGTGCCATTTTAACGAGAGTCGCAGCAAGCCATCTGCGAGTAGGAACTTTTCAATATGCAGCTTCTCTTGATTCTAAAGAGGATCTTAAAGCTCTCGCGGATTATGCAATTGATCGACATTTCCCAGCAATTGCGAAAGATGAGAATCACTACGTAGAAATGTTTAAAGAAGTAATTAAACGTCAAGCAGCCTTAATCGCCAAATGGCAGTTAGTTGGTTTTATTCACGGTGTTATGAACACAGATAACATGACCATTAGCGGAGAGACGATTGACTATGGCCCCTGTGCCTTTATGGATAGTTTCCATTTAGATACCGTATTTAGCTCTATTGATGTCCAAGGTCGTTATGCGTATGGAAATCAACCGAAAATGGCTGGTTGGAATCTGGCTAGATTTGCTGAAAGCTTACTTCCCTTATTCCATGATGATGTTGAAAAAGCAGTGGAACTTGCTCAAGCAGAATTATATGAATTTAACACCTTGTATCAACAACACTGGCTTGATGGTATGAGAGGAAAGCTAGGATTAGAAGGGGAAGAAGACAAAGATGCAGAGCTAATGGAAAAGCTCCTTGGGATTATGCAAAATAATCGTGCAGACTTTACGGATACCTTTCGTTCTTTAACGTTAGGGGAAATAGACAAAATGGAACTTAGCAACAATCCAGCATTTATGGAATGGTATAAGGCTTGGAAGGAAAGAATCGACCGTCAAGAAGGCGGAGAAGAAAATGCTCGTGAGCAAATGAAAAGACATAATCCAGTTGTCATTCCTCGAAATCATCGTGTAGAAGCAGCCCTTCATGCTGCAGAAAACGGAGATTTAAGTGTGATGGAAGAATTATTACAGATGCTGTCCAATCCTTATGCTTATACAAAGGAACAAATAGAATACGGAGTAGCACCACAACAAGTGAATCCTTCTTATCAAACATATTGTGGGACGTGA